In the genome of Corythoichthys intestinalis isolate RoL2023-P3 chromosome 19, ASM3026506v1, whole genome shotgun sequence, one region contains:
- the dnajc5ga gene encoding dnaJ (Hsp40) homolog, subfamily C, member 5 gamma a isoform X2 has translation MVDPNANAHVPGPLRKTSTTGESVYKVLGLEKGASPEDIKKAYRKLALKYHPDKNPDNPEAAEKFKEINNAHSILSDETKRKIYDEYGSLGLYVSEQFGEESVKYYFLMSKWWFKALVVCCTLFSCCCCCCCCCCCCGKCKPPEEDENYQYVDPEDQDEQINTEPDSVR, from the exons ATGGTTGACCCCAACGCCAACGCCCACGTCCCGGGCCCCCTGAGGAAGACGTCCACGACGGGGGAGAGCGTCTACAAGGTGTTAGGTCTGGAGAAAGGAGCCTCGCCTGAAGACATCAAGAAAGCATACAG AAAGTTGGCGCTTAAGTACCACCCGGACAAGAACCCGGACAACCCGGAAGCGGCGGAGAAGTTCAAGGAGATCAACAACGCCCACTCTATACTCAGCGACGAGACCAAGAGAAAAATCTACGACGAGTATGGCTCCTTGGGTCTCTACGTGTCCGAGCAGTTCGGAGAGGAGAGTGTCAAGTACTACTTTCTCATGTCCAAGTGGTGGTTCAAG GCTTTGGTGGTCTGCTGCACACTGTTCAGCTGCTGCTGTTGttgctgttgctgctgctgttgttgcGGAAAGTGCAAACCCCCCGAGGAGGACGAAAACTACCAGTATGTGGACCCTGAGGACCAGGATGAACAGATCAATACGGAACCAGACAGCG TACGATGA
- the dnajc5ga gene encoding dnaJ (Hsp40) homolog, subfamily C, member 5 gamma a isoform X1 — translation MVDPNANAHVPGPLRKTSTTGESVYKVLGLEKGASPEDIKKAYRKLALKYHPDKNPDNPEAAEKFKEINNAHSILSDETKRKIYDEYGSLGLYVSEQFGEESVKYYFLMSKWWFKALVVCCTLFSCCCCCCCCCCCCGKCKPPEEDENYQYVDPEDQDEQINTEPDSGKTVIIGQPSSSGVVQTPDGNGPPIPLPTPSAPEPREEEKPPESSPESK, via the exons ATGGTTGACCCCAACGCCAACGCCCACGTCCCGGGCCCCCTGAGGAAGACGTCCACGACGGGGGAGAGCGTCTACAAGGTGTTAGGTCTGGAGAAAGGAGCCTCGCCTGAAGACATCAAGAAAGCATACAG AAAGTTGGCGCTTAAGTACCACCCGGACAAGAACCCGGACAACCCGGAAGCGGCGGAGAAGTTCAAGGAGATCAACAACGCCCACTCTATACTCAGCGACGAGACCAAGAGAAAAATCTACGACGAGTATGGCTCCTTGGGTCTCTACGTGTCCGAGCAGTTCGGAGAGGAGAGTGTCAAGTACTACTTTCTCATGTCCAAGTGGTGGTTCAAG GCTTTGGTGGTCTGCTGCACACTGTTCAGCTGCTGCTGTTGttgctgttgctgctgctgttgttgcGGAAAGTGCAAACCCCCCGAGGAGGACGAAAACTACCAGTATGTGGACCCTGAGGACCAGGATGAACAGATCAATACGGAACCAGACAGCG GCAAGACGGTAATCATAGGCCAGCCCTCGTCTAGCGGGGTCGTCCAGACCCCGGACGGCAACGGTCCGCCCATCCCGCTGCCCACCCCGTCGGCGCCCGAGCCCCGAGAGGAGGAGAAGCCCCCAGAGAGCTCGCCCGAGTCGAAATGA